From a region of the Prevotella melaninogenica genome:
- a CDS encoding DUF4919 domain-containing protein, with amino-acid sequence MRKLFAFVLLLLSLAVSAQTDKTFMSVDWDKIKAEVKANPQHVQQLVDILINVDADTTLTAEDKILAVYGRTYLNNGRDMFMELDMSKARNEGKFDVAATLADKVLASNPLNTNAIVSKIYHFRKLSTTEPDKSWMLSDSLKVYSVRLSRILDTIFMTGDGSKEHPFSVTSVGDEYNLVYFFFGIPKVNSQMVVGSCDRLILGETNANYTSSDIYFDVKRVFEIEKSMFEQQGGKGQ; translated from the coding sequence ATGAGAAAGTTGTTTGCTTTCGTGTTGTTGCTGCTATCGTTAGCAGTATCAGCACAGACGGATAAGACATTTATGTCTGTAGACTGGGATAAAATAAAGGCAGAAGTGAAAGCTAATCCACAGCATGTCCAGCAGTTAGTTGATATTCTTATCAATGTTGACGCTGATACCACATTGACTGCTGAGGACAAAATCTTGGCTGTTTATGGACGAACTTACCTTAATAATGGTAGGGATATGTTCATGGAACTTGATATGTCAAAAGCCAGGAACGAAGGTAAGTTTGATGTTGCTGCTACGCTTGCAGATAAAGTTCTTGCCAGCAATCCGCTTAATACCAATGCTATCGTGTCTAAGATTTATCATTTTAGAAAACTTTCAACCACCGAACCTGATAAATCATGGATGTTGAGCGATAGCCTTAAGGTCTATTCTGTTCGTTTATCACGCATTCTCGATACCATCTTCATGACTGGTGATGGTAGTAAGGAACACCCTTTCTCCGTGACATCAGTGGGTGATGAATATAATCTTGTTTACTTCTTCTTTGGTATTCCTAAGGTGAATAGTCAGATGGTAGTCGGTAGTTGTGATCGTCTTATTTTGGGCGAAACGAATGCTAATTACACTTCTTCTGATATTTACTTTGATGTAAAACGCGTCTTTGAAATCGAGAAATCTATGTTTGAACAGCAAGGAGGAAAGGGGCAGTAA